TTGCTTTACCACTTCCTTAACTAGGTCTGGTAAAATCTTCTGTAGTTCCATTTTTGCCTCCTGGGGTTGGTATTTGTGGGGTGTTCCCCAGGAGGTTATCCCATTTCTCAAGCTTACACAAAATATCGTACACTACCCATTCCTCCAGCTTACACAAAATATCGACCCAAAGTATGTTAGATTTGTTGATGGAAACACCATAATTACTTTGAAACGACCGTATTTAAGAGACACAATGACGGTTATTTATATTCGGGAGGAACTTATGATTCCGTCACACTAAAGGGTCAAGAATTCAACAGCTGGAGCATTTCTCTGTCTTTTATAAGTTCGGGAAGATGTTCTTCTACCCTTTTCGTTCTCCATCTTTCAGCAGTTACGATGGATTTAAGCTTCTCAAAGGCTTCCTCTATTTTGTCATTTATTATTATGTAGTCATACTTTGTAGCAAGGCTCAGCTCTCTTCTTGCTATAAGTAGCCTTTTTTCAATGGTTTCCTCATCTTCTGTTCCGCGGTTTCTCAATCTCCTTTCCAGCTCTTTGAGAGACGGTGGAAGTATGAATATTAAAACAGCATCGGGGTAGTTTTTTTTAACCTGAAGTGCTCCCTGGGTATCGATATCAAGGAGAATATCTTTCCCTTCGTTTAACGCTTCTATAACTTTATCTTTTGGTGTTCCGTAAAAGTTTCCGTAAACTTCTGCCCATTCGAGTAGTTCATTGTTTTCTATTTTTTTCTCAAACTCTTCAAAAGATATAAAATAGTAATCTTTTCCATCTATCTCTCCGGGTCTTGGCTTCCTGGTTGTGCAAGATACCGAAAATTCCATTTTAGGAAAAGCTTTCATCAGCATATTTACAAGTGTTGTTTTTCCTGTTCCTGACGGAGCTGATATAACTATTAAAAGACCTTTCATCTCTTACTCCACATTTTGTACCTGTTCTTTTATCCTCGCTATTTCCGTTTTGATTTTGAGAACAGGATCTGTTACGTTTATCTCTTTCAACTTTGAACCTAAAGTATTTATCTCTCGGTGCATCTCCTGACATAAAAAGTCCATGGTTTTACCTGAAAAATCCTCGTTCAGGAGCTGGTAAAATCGTTTTATGTGGGATTTTAGCCTTGTAATTTCTTCTGTAACGTCTTGCTTTTCTGCAATTAATGTAACTTCAAGCTCAATACGTTTCTTTACCTCTTCATCATCAAGTTCAAATAGTTTTTTGATCTTTTCGGTTAATTTTTCACGAATTTTTTCATTTATTGAAGAGGCCTCTTTTTCTATCTCTTCAACAGTTTTTTCTATTGCCTTTAGTCTTTTCTCTATGTCTGCTTTTAACTTTTCCCCTTCCTTTTCTCTTTCCTTGTTTAGCATTATCAGTGCTTTCTCAAC
The sequence above is a segment of the Desulfurobacterium indicum genome. Coding sequences within it:
- the gmk gene encoding guanylate kinase, with the protein product MKGLLIVISAPSGTGKTTLVNMLMKAFPKMEFSVSCTTRKPRPGEIDGKDYYFISFEEFEKKIENNELLEWAEVYGNFYGTPKDKVIEALNEGKDILLDIDTQGALQVKKNYPDAVLIFILPPSLKELERRLRNRGTEDEETIEKRLLIARRELSLATKYDYIIINDKIEEAFEKLKSIVTAERWRTKRVEEHLPELIKDREMLQLLNS
- a CDS encoding YicC/YloC family endoribonuclease; protein product: MTGYGKSEASNDFITVTAEIKSINSKNLDLRINLPRIVNNLLNSLNNKVKEYVKRGKVDVYINYKLSPDIEIPVNINYQMAKTYINAIRKIEGTTGRKIEINMRDLLSMHDIFSKEDIDLSGSEDVFLTAVEKALIMLNKEREKEGEKLKADIEKRLKAIEKTVEEIEKEASSINEKIREKLTEKIKKLFELDDEEVKKRIELEVTLIAEKQDVTEEITRLKSHIKRFYQLLNEDFSGKTMDFLCQEMHREINTLGSKLKEINVTDPVLKIKTEIARIKEQVQNVE